Part of the Methylomagnum ishizawai genome, TGGCCCGGTAGAAGATGAAATGCCTGCCGACCGGGTATTTCCGGTATCCGGGCCGGATATCACCGCAATCCTGCCCCTTGAGCGGATCGGCGGCTAAGGCGTGGAAACCCCGGTCCAACTCCGCCAGATAGCGGTTCCGCTGTTCCTTGCCCCAAGTGTCCTGGGTATAGCGGGCGATGGCTTTCAAATCCTCCTTGGCCTCGCGGGTCAGGACGAACCCACCCATCAATGGGTGCCTTCCTGGTCGAGTTCGGCAATCAACCCCTCCAGCGAATATTCCGCCCTGCCGCTGGCTTCCCCATCGGCCAAGGCCCGGCGCAACAGGGACAGCCGGGTTTCGTGTTCCTCCAACAGCCGCAGCCCGGCGCGGACGACCTCGCTGGCCGAACCATAGCGCCCGTCGCCGACCTGGCTGGCGATGAATTGCTCGAAGTGCGTGCCCAGGGTCACGCTGGTGTTTTTCTGCATGTGGGTGGCTCCCGTGGCTGTTAATACCAATATCGAATATATATTGGTACTCCGGTGCCGGCAAGCGGGACGCGGCCCCTCGTACATCGAGGCACGA contains:
- a CDS encoding type II toxin-antitoxin system RelE/ParE family toxin, with the translated sequence MGGFVLTREAKEDLKAIARYTQDTWGKEQRNRYLAELDRGFHALAADPLKGQDCGDIRPGYRKYPVGRHFIFYRAIDGGIEVVRVLHGRMDVRGRMATQF
- a CDS encoding type II toxin-antitoxin system ParD family antitoxin; this translates as MQKNTSVTLGTHFEQFIASQVGDGRYGSASEVVRAGLRLLEEHETRLSLLRRALADGEASGRAEYSLEGLIAELDQEGTH